In Papaver somniferum cultivar HN1 chromosome 1, ASM357369v1, whole genome shotgun sequence, a genomic segment contains:
- the LOC113300206 gene encoding putative uncharacterized protein DDB_G0290521: MDDRQRAPYQTPPPSPYRSLPHRSPDISPPKGASSKPSQLDPRVQRTSSTPGPRASFAKKGDQTKGPQGSRYVVNRPTAYQRATPTNTETPSPHRTEPLNAQPLRSVAPPTMPLQKPVAPPPAVPMRGKSTKGAISKADLSKILPTKRKA, translated from the coding sequence ATGGATGATCGTCAGCGGGCTCCCTATCAAACACCGCCACCGAGCCCTTATAGGTCTCTCCCCCATAGAAGTCCTGATATTTCTCCGCCTAAGGGGGCTTCGTCTAAGCCTTCGCAGTTAGATCCTCGTGTTCAGAGGACTTCATCTACTCCTGGTCCAAGAGCTTCATTTGCCAAGAAGGGGGATCAAACGAAGGGTCCTCAGGGTTCTAGATACGTTGTTAATCGCCCTACTGCTTATCAACGGGCTACGCCCACAAATACGGAGACCCCTTCGCCCCATCGTACTGAGCCGCTGAACGCCCAACCTCTTCGTTCTGTTGCTCCACCTACGATGCCCCTACAGAAGCCCGTAGCTCCACCTCCTGCCGTTCCTATGAGAGGAAAATCTACTAAGGGTGCCATATCGAAGGCTGATTTATCAAAGATTCTTCCTACTAAAAGGAAAGCCTAG
- the LOC113328436 gene encoding putative F-box/LRR-repeat protein 23, translating into MPPNKKIHQKKKKKKLVITDNQTPISSEEIRNWAELPPDVLSLIFLKLGAIDILLRAQPVCSTWRKASKEPSLFRSIDTRNTWDSFKVSLYDTRIGWALFQNNMYDIETLVKKAVDRSCGQLVEFSLERFCSDELLAYIADQSGSLRCLRLVSCYQVGDDALINVAKKAVLLEELEICHCSFSGDVPDMLETIGKLCWQLKSFRLNCRGYRLPHRDCDDEALVIAANMPQLHHIHLFGNKLTNVGLGAIPNGCLHLESLDLRQCFNLNLEGVLLKSCKERLIKLRLPNDPTEDYEFNAVNVDGDDDYESFYRYRVVDLGDGNYCGFD; encoded by the exons ATGCCTCCtaataaaaaaattcatcaaaaaaagaagaagaagaagctagtaATCACGGACAATCAAACTCCCatttcatcagaagaaatcagaAATTGGGCTGAATTGCCTCCAGATGTTCTCTCTCTTATATTTCTCAAATTAGGCGCAATTGACATCTTACTTAGGGCTCAGCCAGTATGTTCAACCTGGAGAAAAGCATCCAAAGAACCTTCGCTGTTTCGTTCAATAGATACGAGGAATACTTGGGATTCGTTCAAGGTGAGCTTGTATGATACGAGGATTGGATGGGCTTTGTTTCAGAATAACATGTATGATATTGAAACGCTGGTGAAGAAAGCTGTGGATAGGAGCTGTGGCCAGTTGGTTGAGTTCTCTTTGGAACGCTTTTGTAGCGATGAGCTTTTAGCTTATATTGCTGATCA GTCTGGTTCCTTACGATGTCTTCGGCTTGTATCTTGCTATCAAGTTGGCGATGATGCATTGATTAATGTGGCCAAGAAAGCTGTCCTGCTGGAGGAACTTGAAATATGCCACTGTTCGTTCTCTGGGGATGTGCCTGATATGCTTGAAACAATTGGGAAATTATGCTGGCAGCTAAAATCATTCCGGCTCAACTGTCGAGGCTACAGGCTGCCACACagagattgtgatgatgaggCACTAGTCATTGCAGCAAACATGCCTCAGCTGCATCATATTCATCTTTTCGGGAATAAATTGACCAATGTGGGGTTGGGGGCCATTCCCAATGGCTGCCTGCATCTTGAATCTCTTGACCTCCGTCAATGCTTCAACCTTAATCTAGAAGGGGTTCTACTGAAAAGCTGCAAAGAGAGGCTTATAAAACTAAGGCTCCCAAATGACCCCACAGAGGACTATGAGTTTAATGCTGTAAAtgtggatggtgatgatgattacgAATCATTTTATCGCTACAGAGTCGTAGATTTAGGTGATGGGAATTACTGCGGCTTCGATTAG